The Brassica napus cultivar Da-Ae chromosome C7, Da-Ae, whole genome shotgun sequence genome has a segment encoding these proteins:
- the LOC106371052 gene encoding F-box protein SKIP22, which yields MKLRLRCHETRETLKLELPDSSTLHDLRQRINEPSPSSVHLSLNRKDELLAPSPDDTLRSLGVTSGDLIYYSLVPSAFAASVEEIALASSSEVKSQDKTIVQDSMGIGFAATDVDMNIQDPEEGSTGEASGHAPDPMDVEELAAAGSKRLTEPFFLKKILLEKSGDTSELTTVAMSVHAVMLESGFVLFNPVSSDNKFSFSKELLTVSLKYTLPELMTREDGVESVTVRFQSLSDKVVVYGSLGGKLQRVYLDKRRFVPVIDLVMDTLKSDKDGSSSIYKEMFMFWRMVKDGLVIPLLIGLCDKSGLELPPCLMRLPTELKLKILESLPGASVAKMACVCTEIRYLATDNDLWKQKCLEEAKHLVVDGAGDSVNWKAKFAAFWRQYQRQVSSSRRTLRNFGMGRNRVPPFPRIPDPDHFGWINGGSLPGPGPFIMHPGQPAGRLGGRRLRRGFSPRCNLGGNNREQHGE from the coding sequence GCACTCTACACGATCTTCGCCAACGGATCAACGAACCATCGCCTTCCTCCGTTCATCTCTCTCTTAACCGCAAAGACGAGCTCCTCGCTCCTTCTCCAGACGATACGCTCCGATCCCTCGGCGTAACATCCGGTGACCTAATCTACTACTCCCTCGTTCCCTCTGCTTTCGCTGCTTCCGTCGAGGAGATCGCCTTAGCCTCGTCTTCAGAAGTTAAATCGCAGGATAAGACGATCGTTCAAGATTCGATGGGGATCGGATTCGCAGCGACCGATGTAGATATGAATATCCAAGATCCGGAGGAAGGATCCACCGGGGAAGCTTCGGGTCATGCCCCAGACCCGATGGATGTTGAGGAGCTCGCCGCCGCGGGAAGCAAGAGGTTGACCGAACCGTTCTTCTTGAAAAAGATATTGCTCGAGAAGTCTGGTGATACCAGTGAGTTGACTACTGTAGCGATGTCTGTTCACGCCGTGATGTTGGAGTCTGGATTCGTTCTGTTCAACCCTGTCTCCTCTGATAACAAGTTTAGCTTCTCGAAGGAGTTGCTTACTGTGTCCCTTAAGTATACGCTCCCTGAGCTAATGACCCGCGAGGACGGTGTTGAGTCTGTGACTGTGAGGTTTCAGAGCTTAAGCGACAAGGTTGTGGTGTACGGGTCTCTAGGTGGGAAGCTGCAAAGGGTTTATCTTGATAAGCGTAGGTTTGTGCCTGTGATTGATTTGGTGATGGATACTTTGAAGTCTGATAAAGACGGCTCTTCGAGCATCTACAAGGAGATGTTCATGTTCTGGAGGATGGTGAAAGACGGTCTTGTCATCCCTTTGTTGATTGGTCTTTGCGATAAGTCTGGTTTGGAGCTTCCACCGTGCTTGATGCGTTTACCGACAGAGTTAAAGCTGAAGATACTAGAGTCGCTTCCCGGGGCGAGCGTTGCGAAGATGGCTTGCGTTTGTACGGAGATTCGGTACCTGGCGACGGACAATGACTTGTGGAAACAAAAGTGTTTGGAGGAAGCTAAGCATCTGGTTGTGGATGGAGCAGGTGATTCGGTTAACTGGAAGGCGAAGTTTGCTGCGTTTTGGAGGCAGTACCAACGGCAGGTTTCCTCATCAAGGCGAACCTTAAGGAACTTTGGCATGGGTAGAAACCGCGTTCCTCCATTTCCTCGGATTCCAGACCCTGACCATTTCGGATGGATTAATGGGGGTAGCTTGCCTGGACCTGGACCATTCATTATGCACCCTGGACAACCGGCGGGACGGCTTGGGGGACGAAGATTGAGACGTGGGTTTAGTCCCAGATGCAATCTTGGAGGAAACAACCGGGAACAACATGGTGAGTGA
- the LOC106370120 gene encoding uncharacterized protein At4g28440, which translates to MADTKPGLRKPEFTKVDQLRPGTSGHNVTVKIVSTKMVLQKGRSDGPQARQMRICECIVGDETGVVVFTARNDQVDVMKEGTTVTLRNAKIDMYKGSMRLAVDKWGRVEVTEPASFKVKEDTNMSLVEYEVVNVVE; encoded by the exons ATGGCAGACACCAAACCCGGGTTGAGAAAGCCAGAATTCACAAAGGTTGATCAGCTGCGTCCGGGGACTAGCGGACACAATGTCACCGTGAAGATCGTTAGCACCAAGATGGTGTTGCAGAAAGGTCGTTCAGATGGTCCTCAGGCTCGCCAGATGCGGATTTGTGAATGTATTGTTGGTGACGAGACCGGAGTTGTCGTCTTCACCGCAAGGAATGACCAAG TGGACGTGATGAAAGAAGGAACCACTGTAACTCTACGCAATGCGAAAATCGACATGTATAAAGGATCAATGAGGCTAGCTGTAGACAAGTGGGGTCGCGTTGAAGTCACAGAGCCTGCGAGCTTCAAAGTTAAAGAAGACACCAACATGTCCCTTGTCGAGTATGAGGTCGTCAATGTTGTCGAATAG